The following proteins come from a genomic window of Salvia hispanica cultivar TCC Black 2014 chromosome 4, UniMelb_Shisp_WGS_1.0, whole genome shotgun sequence:
- the LOC125219026 gene encoding WAT1-related protein At1g44800 gives MGCESLNKMKPYLAMITLQFGYAGMHIILLLSFKRGFSHWVFVVYRHAVATIFFAPFAYFFERKTRPNMTKSIFFKIMLLGFLEPVLDQNLYGVGIQYTSATFAAATVNILPAVTFIMAVLFRMEKVNLKKVQSVAKVIGTAVTVGGAMVMTLYKGPTVNILFLSHSGSHHEAASSSADEHWVSGTIMLLASIVGWAAFFILQNNTLKEYPAELSLTALICLMGTVEGGIVAAIMERRPSAWAIGFDSRLLAATYSGLICSGIAYYLQSVVNKARGPVFVTSFSPLSMIITAILGAIILSEQLHVGSVIGAVIIVSGLYCVVWGKAKEDSPLMGKSQELPIVGDKIPSDNGSAKTTQKINSLA, from the exons ATGGGGTGTGAAAGTTTGAACAAAATGAAGCCATATTTGGCTATGATTACACTTCAGTTTGGATATGCAGGAAtgcatattattttgttgCTCTCTTTCAAGAGAGGTTTTAGTCATTGGGTGTTCGTCGTTTATCGCCATGCGGTTGCCACCATCTTTTTTGCTCCTTTTGCGTACTTTTTTGAGAG GAAAACAAGGCCCAACATGACGAAATCAATATTCTTCAAGATAATGCTGCTTGGTTTCTTGGA gCCAGTTTTGGACCAGAACTTGTACGGTGTCGGAATCCAGTATACATCGGCGACATTCGCGGCGGCGACCGTCAATATTCTCCCTGCTGTCACTTTCATTATGGCTGTCCTGTTCAG GATGGAAAAGGTGAATCTGAAAAAAGTGCAGAGTGTAGCAAAAGTGATCGGAACGGCGGTGACGGTGGGCGGAGCAATGGTGATGACACTGTACAAAGGCCCCACCGTGAACATCTTGTTCTTGTCTCACAGCGGCAGCCACCACGAAGCCGCCAGCAGCTCGGCGGATGAGCACTGGGTCTCCGGCACAATCATGCTGCTCGCTTCTATTGTCGGCTGGGCTGCCTTCTTCATTTTGCAA AATAATACATTGAAGGAGTATCCCGCAGAGTTGTCATTGACGGCGTTGATTTGTCTGATGGGAACGGTGGAAGGCGGCATTGTGGCGGCGATAATGGAGCGCCGCCCGTCCGCCTGGGCTATTGGTTTTGATTCTAGGCTGCTCGCTGCTACATATTCT GGACTTATATGCTCAGGAATAGCATATTACTTGCAAAGTGTGGTGAACAAGGCACGAGGTCCGGTGTTTGTGACATCATTTAGCCCTCTCAGCATGATCATCACTGCTATCTTGGGAGCCATCATTCTGTCCGAGCAACTCCATGTCGGAAG TGTGATTGGAGCAGTGATCATTGTAAGTGGGCTTTACTGCGTGGTGTGGGGCAAAGCTAAAGAGGATTCCCCTTTGATGGGGAAATCCCAAGAGTTGCCAATTGTAGGAGATAAGATTCCTTCAGACAACGGAAGTGCCAAAACTACTCAGAAAATCAATTCCTTGGCTTGA